The following are from one region of the Pelagibius sp. CAU 1746 genome:
- a CDS encoding cytochrome C oxidase subunit II, producing the protein MAVTPPTNRLWWKEPIHGTELGWIIIAFLWGLFMFFFMIAWHFIGEQNLSTETYRIRPESYVEKVEAFAEEYQAVGADGQPLEEEGVPVVRPPAGGDAYIVARLWEFWPILELQKGQSYRIHLSSADWQHGFSLQPTNINISVHPGYEHVLTLTPTDSGVFGIICNEFCGIGHHTMTGRIRVVE; encoded by the coding sequence ATGGCCGTTACCCCACCGACAAACCGCCTCTGGTGGAAGGAACCGATCCACGGCACCGAGCTGGGCTGGATCATCATCGCCTTCCTCTGGGGCCTCTTCATGTTCTTCTTCATGATCGCCTGGCATTTCATCGGCGAGCAGAACCTCTCGACCGAGACCTACCGTATCCGGCCGGAAAGTTATGTGGAGAAGGTTGAAGCCTTTGCCGAGGAGTATCAGGCCGTCGGAGCGGACGGCCAGCCGCTGGAGGAAGAGGGTGTGCCGGTGGTGCGCCCGCCGGCCGGCGGCGATGCCTACATCGTTGCCCGCCTGTGGGAGTTCTGGCCGATTCTGGAGCTGCAGAAGGGACAGAGCTACCGCATTCACCTGTCGTCGGCGGACTGGCAGCACGGCTTCTCCCTGCAGCCGACCAACATCAATATCTCGGTCCATCCGGGCTACGAGCACGTCTTGACGCTGACGCCGACTGACAGCGGCGTCTTCGGCATCATCTGCAACGAATTCTGCGGCATCGGTCATCACACGATGACAGGGCGCATCCGCGTCGTCGAGTAA